A portion of the Eubacterium maltosivorans genome contains these proteins:
- a CDS encoding prepilin-type N-terminal cleavage/methylation domain-containing protein: protein MKKQWKLDNKGMTLLEVIVAFAIFAIAATILITGFNGALKVMGNSEAIKDASQKNASGLESPLSAIEGVTVKTLEGSDLNGLSYKLESGGHDFRIKGKFIEATTQKTNDEAEMNMILFEAEKQSPPMPSPSVKPDGPVEINPPNREIAYYDDRTQYPYDTYIVNNTGIFNKSVFDIMAKKGSDDPRVKPFGQYFQALVVDKAPNYPAHGTVQGPYEPVQQIYFTSDVPMTFSSNGGISYAVRLCYLGSKVSEDNIIEIKVTYDKEKPENIVKEQETNQLIFNSYEKKNNTILYLPNQLTIKAECNNSPDGVQVKKVVLNAGYYSLPGNTDLFETIYKESEKNKYFDSSQNGYYRPNITREELEDLGITIY from the coding sequence ATGAAGAAACAATGGAAGCTCGACAATAAAGGCATGACCCTGCTGGAAGTGATCGTGGCCTTCGCGATTTTTGCGATCGCGGCTACGATTTTGATTACCGGGTTTAATGGGGCGCTGAAGGTGATGGGGAATAGTGAGGCGATCAAGGATGCGAGTCAGAAGAATGCGAGTGGATTGGAATCACCGTTAAGCGCAATTGAAGGAGTTACTGTAAAAACTCTTGAGGGTTCAGATTTGAATGGACTGTCATATAAACTGGAATCAGGGGGACATGATTTTAGAATTAAAGGAAAGTTTATAGAAGCTACCACTCAAAAAACAAATGATGAAGCTGAAATGAATATGATATTATTTGAGGCAGAGAAGCAGTCACCGCCAATGCCCTCGCCCTCAGTTAAGCCAGATGGACCAGTGGAAATAAATCCTCCAAATAGGGAAATTGCTTATTATGATGACAGAACTCAGTATCCTTATGACACGTACATTGTAAATAATACAGGAATATTCAATAAAAGTGTTTTTGACATCATGGCGAAAAAAGGAAGCGATGATCCCAGGGTCAAGCCATTTGGTCAATATTTTCAAGCTTTAGTTGTGGATAAAGCTCCTAATTATCCTGCGCATGGAACAGTGCAAGGACCGTATGAACCAGTTCAACAGATTTATTTTACAAGTGACGTTCCAATGACTTTTTCATCAAACGGGGGTATTTCTTATGCAGTGCGACTATGCTATTTAGGTTCTAAAGTTAGTGAAGATAATATAATTGAGATTAAAGTAACGTATGATAAAGAAAAACCTGAAAATATAGTAAAAGAACAGGAAACAAATCAATTGATTTTCAATTCTTATGAAAAGAAAAATAACACTATTTTATATTTGCCAAATCAATTAACAATAAAAGCAGAATGCAATAATAGTCCAGATGGAGTTCAAGTAAAAAAGGTTGTTCTAAACGCAGGATATTATTCTTTACCTGGAAACACAGATTTATTTGAAACGATTTACAAAGAATCTGAGAAAAATAAATATTTTGATTCCTCGCAAAATGGGTATTATCGACCGAATATAACAAGAGAAGAATTAGAAGATTTGGGAATAACAATTTATTGA
- the pilM gene encoding type IV pilus biogenesis protein PilM — MQTTIYLGSDAIQILQGDVRSGKLSISKHLTVEMGPGAMINGVITNEDMLLDAIDQADEEGDIDFHNTNLVINSSLIVNKNVAVPKMTPKELTALSHHEFEDATNFENLIIDYSGIRGKQGTNMLCCAVEREVLESYIRLFETAGIKLRRIDTALNATINYVEATSEYDSQTFAINILDGNNLMYALFENGVYTFSSQARIMAERGTEAFTIEMASKLSSLVQFNKSQKSEYILDKAYYAGLTRDEIRRLQAYVDDTEVSVYAVENTGNIQENFSIDDDFLLSDYFYPASLFFEKKNDVNLLTSYKTALKPQRSFSIKNKWAIPPLVVVAVMVIGFTFFTIMNYNVDKALKKADKYINDPANVSEYSEAQQLDSALKIIQSQTSILDTNRKAMETYPVINSDKVYQALNLGNNITVGALSYDWTNGGLSITATAPNEFAAAAYVSELNGTGLFSKIEYEGYSLNEGSTSTVTNGSATTTLPNGQTVTTPKTETVTTPDSYGFSVVAYLKPGVTQQ, encoded by the coding sequence GCTTCTTGACGCCATCGACCAGGCCGATGAGGAAGGCGATATTGATTTCCACAATACCAATCTGGTCATCAATTCCAGCCTGATTGTGAATAAGAATGTGGCAGTGCCTAAAATGACGCCAAAGGAGCTCACCGCGCTGTCCCACCACGAGTTTGAGGACGCCACCAATTTTGAGAATCTGATCATTGACTACAGCGGTATCCGCGGAAAACAGGGCACGAACATGCTCTGCTGCGCCGTGGAGCGGGAGGTGCTGGAGAGCTATATCCGTCTTTTTGAGACAGCGGGCATTAAGCTCAGACGCATCGACACTGCCCTGAACGCCACCATCAATTATGTGGAGGCGACCAGCGAATACGACAGTCAGACCTTTGCCATTAACATACTGGACGGCAATAATCTCATGTACGCCCTTTTCGAAAATGGTGTGTATACTTTTTCCAGCCAGGCCAGAATCATGGCAGAGCGTGGCACCGAGGCCTTTACCATCGAGATGGCCTCTAAGCTGTCCTCACTGGTACAGTTTAACAAAAGCCAGAAATCCGAATATATTCTGGACAAGGCCTACTACGCTGGGCTGACCAGAGACGAGATTCGGCGGCTGCAGGCGTATGTGGACGATACGGAGGTATCGGTCTATGCGGTGGAGAATACCGGGAATATTCAGGAAAATTTCAGCATTGACGATGATTTTCTCCTGTCGGACTATTTTTATCCCGCGTCTCTCTTCTTTGAGAAAAAGAACGATGTTAACCTGCTGACCAGCTATAAGACAGCCCTCAAGCCCCAGCGGTCCTTTTCCATTAAGAACAAATGGGCCATTCCGCCTTTGGTGGTGGTGGCGGTCATGGTCATTGGCTTTACGTTTTTTACCATCATGAACTACAACGTGGACAAGGCGCTTAAAAAGGCCGATAAATATATCAACGACCCTGCCAACGTGTCGGAGTACAGCGAGGCGCAGCAGCTTGACAGTGCCCTGAAGATCATCCAGAGCCAGACCAGTATCCTGGACACTAACCGCAAGGCCATGGAGACCTACCCGGTGATTAACAGCGATAAGGTCTACCAGGCTCTTAACCTGGGCAATAACATCACTGTGGGCGCTCTGAGCTATGACTGGACGAACGGCGGGCTGAGCATTACGGCCACTGCCCCCAACGAGTTTGCAGCGGCGGCCTATGTCAGCGAGCTGAACGGCACGGGTCTGTTCAGCAAAATCGAGTATGAGGGGTACAGCCTGAATGAGGGCAGCACCTCCACGGTGACCAACGGCTCCGCCACGACCACGCTGCCAAATGGACAGACCGTGACCACACCCAAAACCGAAACCGTCACCACGCCAGACAGCTACGGCTTCTCTGTGGTGGCTTACCTGAAACCGGGGGTGACCCAGCAATGA